ATGGTCgtctgattttttattttgtcatcttTTTCAATCCTTTAAGATTCTCAGGAATCGGACCGGGTAGCTTGTTCCTGGACAAACTAATAAATTGTAGATTTTCTAACTTCATTACCCCTTCCGGTATAGATTCATTGAATGAGTTTGATGCAAGCACAAGGATACGGAGGTGGTATAGGTCACCGATGAACTTTGGTATCCTTCCTTTAAATCTATTGCCTGCCAAATTCAGGATCTCCAGTTCTTGAAACTTCTCAATTACTGTCGGAAAAGAACCTTCAAACTCATTTCCATTCAGGTCAAGGTAACGAAGGCTTGTAACACGTTCAAGTTCTTCCGGAACACTTCCAGTGAGCTTGTTTTGTCCAAGATTAAGGTAAATCAGAGACTTGCAGTTCCCCAAACTGCGAGGAACGGTGCATGAAAGGCTATTATTAGAGAGATCAAGAACCTGGAGAACATTAATTGATTGGAAAAATGATTCAGGTATTGGACCATGAATTTTGTTTTTGGATAATGATATGGACCTGATTGCTGGAATTTCTCCCATCTGTGCTGGAATAGAGCCTACGAAATTGTTAAGTGATAAATCAATGACATTAACATTCTCGAGCTGAGTAGGGA
The Capsicum annuum cultivar UCD-10X-F1 chromosome 6, UCD10Xv1.1, whole genome shotgun sequence DNA segment above includes these coding regions:
- the LOC107863675 gene encoding probable leucine-rich repeat receptor-like protein kinase At1g35710 — protein: MNNFEGVIPPLIQMKSSLFPSIVNLARNKIEGPIPTQLENVNVIDLSLNNFVGSIPAQMGEIPAIRSISLSKNKIHGPIPESFFQSINVLQVLDLSNNSLSCTVPRSLGNCKSLIYLNLGQNKLTGSVPEELERVTSLRYLDLNGNEFEGSFPTVIEKFQELEILNLAGNRFKGRIPKFIGDLYHLRILVLASNSFNESIPEGVMKLENLQFISLSRNKLPGPIPENLKGLKKMTK